Proteins found in one Aethina tumida isolate Nest 87 chromosome 1, icAetTumi1.1, whole genome shotgun sequence genomic segment:
- the LOC109595169 gene encoding coiled-coil domain-containing protein 13 isoform X2 has protein sequence MESHFNKDLTVKSDLELSNLVAGDVPTDILFPDELNRYLREQIQYVRHENVMLQRNFSEQERQLEETQEKLKVLLKEQQQAGLKNSPKNEYVTASQVSNSKFVELSKKLREKTSEVECLKNRCSKLEAELSECHFSETDDGQEETVKKTPSDDDQTKKLQDKLSMTTYKLLEAKNSNTQLKNELKSMKKCLQQEIGENYESLVSNSNWRGRAQTICDLTQKNTELKEKLKNIQDKTAGNATNVEAIAKAESKIHTLTQENEQIKNASEDLLKKFSTLKTKHRTMETDFSIMKSKYGLLSEQTERDKEIMNTLTWQLSTLKETQNDAHRQKDKQIKKLKSEVDNLTGEINKYKCQIDNMNNTIIEKSKQIAVLKAVEGGPKLNNEIIPTKKDNQLGRMEAERLRLLELLEMENRRLQAERDKHGETQNQLRFERHRAAKLESTVARMNLEQNSTKVASYSNLIANRSQDTIGRLQDDLVLAEETIKALKTRIDLEKQERKQDYIEFSRILQNDDRKKK, from the exons AATCTGACCTAGAATTAAGTAACTTAGTAGCTGGAGATGTACCTACGGACATCCTTTTTCCCGACGAGTTAAATAGATATTTGCGAGAACAGATACAG TATGTGAGACACGAAAATGTGATGCTCCAGAGGAATTTCTCGGAGCAGGAGAGGCAGTTGGAAGAAACACAAGAGAAGCTAAAAGTGTTGCTAAAAGAGCAGCAACAAGCCGGTCTAAAGAATTCACCCAAGAACGAGTATGTGACCGCCTCACAGGtatcaaatagtaaatttgtCGAACTATCTAAGAAGTTAAGGGAAAAAACCAGTGAAGTTGAGTGTTTGAAAAATCGATGTTCAAAACTTGAAGCAGAACTGTCGGAATGTCATTTTTCGGAAACTGATGATG GACAAGAAGAGACAGTTAAGAAGACACCCAGCGATGATGACCAAACGAAGAAGCTGCAAGACAAACTTAGCATGACAACTTATAAATTGTTGGAAGCGAAAAATTCAAACACTCAGTTAAAAAATGAactgaaatctatgaaaaaatGTCTTCAACAAGAAATAGGCGAAAACTACGAGTCGTTAGTCAGCAATTCTAATTGGAGAGGACGAGCACAGACTATCTGTGACTTGACCCAGAAGAACACtgaattaaaagaaaagttaaaaaatatacaagacaAAA cTGCTGGTAATGCAACTAACGTGGAAGCGATTGCAAAAGCTGAAAGCAAAATTCATACACTGACGCAGGAGAatgaacaaatcaaaaatgcGAGTGAagatctattaaaaaaattcagcactctaaaaacaaaacatagaaCAATGGAAACCGATTTTTCCATAATGAAGTCCAAATATGGATTGTTGTCTGAACAGACTGAGCGTGATAAGGAAATAATGAACACTTTAACT tgGCAACTGAGCACGCTGAAAGAAACGCAAAACGATGCACACAGACAAAAggacaaacaaataaagaaactaaaatctgaagttgataatttaacaggcgaaataaacaaatataaatgtcaAATAGATAACATGAATAACACGATAATAGAAAAGTCTAAGCAAATTGCTGTCCTGAAGGCAGTTGAAGGAGGACCGAAATTAAATAAC GAAATCATTCCAACGAAAAAGGATAACCAATTGGGTCGAATGGAAGCAGAGAGACTACGTTTGTTGGAGTTGCTCGAAATGGAAAATCGCAGATTACAGGCTGAACGGGACAAGCATGGTGAAACACAAAATCAACTCCGTTTTGAACGGCACAGGGCGGCCAAGTTAGAGTCTACAGTCGCACGCATGAATTTAGAACAAAACTCCACGAA GGTTGCGAGTTACAGTAATTTGATTGCGAATCGATCACAAGACACCATTGGTAGACTTCAAGACGACTTGGTTCTGGCAGAAGAAACCATTAAAGCACTTAAAACGAGAATCGATCTTGAGAAACAAGAGAGGAAACAAGATTACATCGAGTTTTCTcgaattttacaaaatgatGACAGGAAAAagaaatag
- the LOC109595169 gene encoding coiled-coil domain-containing protein 13 isoform X1, whose translation MESHFNKDLTVKSDLELSNLVAGDVPTDILFPDELNRYLREQIQYVRHENVMLQRNFSEQERQLEETQEKLKVLLKEQQQAGLKNSPKNEYVTASQVSNSKFVELSKKLREKTSEVECLKNRCSKLEAELSECHFSETDDGKLGQEETVKKTPSDDDQTKKLQDKLSMTTYKLLEAKNSNTQLKNELKSMKKCLQQEIGENYESLVSNSNWRGRAQTICDLTQKNTELKEKLKNIQDKTAGNATNVEAIAKAESKIHTLTQENEQIKNASEDLLKKFSTLKTKHRTMETDFSIMKSKYGLLSEQTERDKEIMNTLTWQLSTLKETQNDAHRQKDKQIKKLKSEVDNLTGEINKYKCQIDNMNNTIIEKSKQIAVLKAVEGGPKLNNEIIPTKKDNQLGRMEAERLRLLELLEMENRRLQAERDKHGETQNQLRFERHRAAKLESTVARMNLEQNSTKVASYSNLIANRSQDTIGRLQDDLVLAEETIKALKTRIDLEKQERKQDYIEFSRILQNDDRKKK comes from the exons AATCTGACCTAGAATTAAGTAACTTAGTAGCTGGAGATGTACCTACGGACATCCTTTTTCCCGACGAGTTAAATAGATATTTGCGAGAACAGATACAG TATGTGAGACACGAAAATGTGATGCTCCAGAGGAATTTCTCGGAGCAGGAGAGGCAGTTGGAAGAAACACAAGAGAAGCTAAAAGTGTTGCTAAAAGAGCAGCAACAAGCCGGTCTAAAGAATTCACCCAAGAACGAGTATGTGACCGCCTCACAGGtatcaaatagtaaatttgtCGAACTATCTAAGAAGTTAAGGGAAAAAACCAGTGAAGTTGAGTGTTTGAAAAATCGATGTTCAAAACTTGAAGCAGAACTGTCGGAATGTCATTTTTCGGAAACTGATGATGGTAAACTAG GACAAGAAGAGACAGTTAAGAAGACACCCAGCGATGATGACCAAACGAAGAAGCTGCAAGACAAACTTAGCATGACAACTTATAAATTGTTGGAAGCGAAAAATTCAAACACTCAGTTAAAAAATGAactgaaatctatgaaaaaatGTCTTCAACAAGAAATAGGCGAAAACTACGAGTCGTTAGTCAGCAATTCTAATTGGAGAGGACGAGCACAGACTATCTGTGACTTGACCCAGAAGAACACtgaattaaaagaaaagttaaaaaatatacaagacaAAA cTGCTGGTAATGCAACTAACGTGGAAGCGATTGCAAAAGCTGAAAGCAAAATTCATACACTGACGCAGGAGAatgaacaaatcaaaaatgcGAGTGAagatctattaaaaaaattcagcactctaaaaacaaaacatagaaCAATGGAAACCGATTTTTCCATAATGAAGTCCAAATATGGATTGTTGTCTGAACAGACTGAGCGTGATAAGGAAATAATGAACACTTTAACT tgGCAACTGAGCACGCTGAAAGAAACGCAAAACGATGCACACAGACAAAAggacaaacaaataaagaaactaaaatctgaagttgataatttaacaggcgaaataaacaaatataaatgtcaAATAGATAACATGAATAACACGATAATAGAAAAGTCTAAGCAAATTGCTGTCCTGAAGGCAGTTGAAGGAGGACCGAAATTAAATAAC GAAATCATTCCAACGAAAAAGGATAACCAATTGGGTCGAATGGAAGCAGAGAGACTACGTTTGTTGGAGTTGCTCGAAATGGAAAATCGCAGATTACAGGCTGAACGGGACAAGCATGGTGAAACACAAAATCAACTCCGTTTTGAACGGCACAGGGCGGCCAAGTTAGAGTCTACAGTCGCACGCATGAATTTAGAACAAAACTCCACGAA GGTTGCGAGTTACAGTAATTTGATTGCGAATCGATCACAAGACACCATTGGTAGACTTCAAGACGACTTGGTTCTGGCAGAAGAAACCATTAAAGCACTTAAAACGAGAATCGATCTTGAGAAACAAGAGAGGAAACAAGATTACATCGAGTTTTCTcgaattttacaaaatgatGACAGGAAAAagaaatag